One window of the Paenibacillus beijingensis genome contains the following:
- the rocF gene encoding arginase, whose product MRPERNRNISLIGVPIDLGADRRGVDMGPDAIRSAGVLHKLEQLGYVVHDQGNLTVSRKALEQAATGEKLKYLAETITVNAKLAKMTADEMGRGRFPLALGGDHSMAIGTVKGVLHHIDRLGLLWFDAHCDANTAETTPSGNIHGMPLAVCLGYGHELLTGIGGRKRKIRPENVVIIGARSVDPGERSLLKELGIRVFTMHDIDRRGMERVMEEALERLAKSDGVHLSFDVDGMDPNDAPGVGTPVMGGVTYRESHLAMELLSDSGLLVSAEFVEINPVLDDRNKTAKAAVEMIGSVFGEQIM is encoded by the coding sequence ATGCGCCCAGAGCGAAACCGCAACATCTCCCTTATTGGGGTTCCGATCGATTTGGGAGCAGACCGGCGCGGCGTCGATATGGGACCTGACGCGATCCGCAGCGCAGGCGTACTGCACAAGTTGGAACAGCTCGGTTACGTTGTTCACGATCAAGGAAATTTGACCGTTAGTCGTAAAGCTTTGGAGCAGGCAGCCACAGGAGAGAAGCTGAAGTATTTGGCGGAAACGATCACGGTTAATGCCAAATTGGCTAAGATGACAGCGGACGAGATGGGGCGCGGCCGCTTTCCGCTTGCCTTGGGAGGCGACCACAGCATGGCGATCGGTACGGTGAAGGGCGTTTTGCACCATATCGACCGGCTCGGCCTTCTTTGGTTCGACGCCCATTGTGACGCAAATACGGCAGAAACGACGCCTTCCGGAAACATCCACGGTATGCCGCTTGCGGTCTGTCTCGGATACGGCCATGAGCTGCTGACCGGTATCGGAGGCAGAAAGAGGAAGATCCGTCCGGAAAATGTCGTCATTATCGGGGCAAGATCCGTCGATCCGGGGGAAAGATCGCTGCTTAAAGAGCTTGGGATCCGCGTATTTACGATGCACGACATCGACCGCCGCGGAATGGAACGGGTCATGGAGGAAGCGCTGGAAAGGCTTGCGAAATCGGACGGGGTGCATTTGAGCTTCGATGTCGACGGGATGGACCCGAACGATGCTCCCGGCGTCGGCACGCCGGTCATGGGCGGGGTGACTTACCGCGAGAGCCATCTGGCCATGGAATTGCTGTCGGATTCGGGCTTGCTCGTCTCCGCCGAATTCGTTGAAATTAATCCGGTGCTCGATGATCGCAACAAAACCGCCAAAGCGGCAGTCGAAATGATCGGCTCCGTGTTTGGCGAACAAATTATGTAG